From one Nematostella vectensis chromosome 7, jaNemVect1.1, whole genome shotgun sequence genomic stretch:
- the LOC5507000 gene encoding octopamine receptor beta-2R, with protein sequence MLNSSLNHTGTRLTRGGGRGVLLEYSHLITWSVVYILIALFAVIGNVLIIVVFSKKRRLRTRTNYFVVGLAAADVIVGTVTIPLWVTFVNLLYNGSFLEAARVKEVFSPMDIFSGMLSILHLMIISLERVYAIAFPLRHRISNPKWNFLILAVTWILGASVSALNFFLPQGGQWKGTFLVYSALGFFIPFSIISISYMSIIIVVKRRTSMTRRRAMVVKRESRTAVTIFALILLFLATWLPFFSLNLVLYTCRACASVVTFNMVLFFKALHYLGSALNPVVYSARSPEFRRPITLLLKERRFQESFYRGSTTRRSYLERGSRRDRELSDVSESGKTGLVSRENSARLSR encoded by the coding sequence ATGCTTAACTCCAGCCTCAACCACACAGGGACGCGCCTGACCCGTGGGGGAGGTAGAGGGGTGCTACTCGAGTACAGCCACCTTATCACGTGGTCAGTGGTTTACATTCTCATCGCGTTATTCGCCGTCATCGGTAATGTCCTTATCATCGTCGTCTTCTCCAAAAAGCGCAGACTTCGCACACGGACTAACTACTTCGTGGTTGGCTTAGCCGCCGCCGACGTCATCGTTGGCACGGTAACGATACCTCTATGGGTGACGTTTGTGAACTTGTTGTATAATGGAAGTTTTCTCGAGGCTGCACGTGTCAAGGAAGTATTCAGCCCCATGGATATCTTCTCTGGTATGCTTTCTATTCTGCATTTAATGATCATCAGTTTGGAGAGGGTCTACGCTATTGCTTTCCCCTTACGCCATCGTATCTCGAATCCTAAGTGGAATTTCCTGATTCTCGCGGTGACTTGGATCCTTGGGGCGTCTGTGTCGGCGTTGAATTTCTTCCTCCCTCAAGGCGGTCAGTGGAAGGGCACATTTCTAGTCTATTCCGCTCTTGGGTTTTTTATTCCGTTCAGCATAATATCCATCTCATACATGAGTATAATTATTGTCGTCAAGCGCCGTACAAGCATGACCAGACGGCGCGCTATGGTCGTCAAACGAGAAAGCAGGACAGCGGTGACTATTTTCGCGCTCATCTTACTCTTCTTAGCCACGTGGTTACCGTTCTTCAGCCTTAATCTGGTGCTGTACACGTGCCGTGCATGTGCAAGTGTGGTGACCTTCAACATGGTACTGTTTTTCAAGGCGCTGCACTATCTCGGGTCAGCGTTAAACCCTGTTGTGTACAGCGCGCGCAGCCCTGAGTTTAGGAGACCAATAACGTTGCTTCTGAAGGAACGACGATTTCAGGAGTCGTTCTATCGCGGATCAACTACTCGAAGGTCGTATTTAGAGCGCGGGTCGAGACGAGACAGAGAACTGAGTGATGTCAGCGAGAGCGGAAAGACGGGGTTGGTGTCTCGagaaaacagcgcgcgcttaTCAAGATGA